The genomic segment CGATTCCGCCGCCGCGAAGACGCGACCCCAGCCCAGCCTGGCAAGCAAGTCGTCCTCGCGCCGATGCATCCGCGCGAAATCCCCCGCCCGATGATCATCATACCCGCACAAATGAAGGCATCCATGCACCGCGTACAACACCAGCTCGCCCAGCCAGTCTCCCCCGCGCGACCGAGCCTCGCGACGGGCAACGTCCACACAAACCACCACTTGCCCCTCAACCCGCGCCGCCGTCTCCTTTTCGCGCAGATCAAACGTCAGCACGTCCGTCGCTCCGGACTTGCCCAGCCACCGCTCGTGCAATCGCGCCATCGCTGCCGCGCCGACCACGCTGATCTCCAGACGGCCCGATGCGATCCGCTCGGCGCGCAGCACAAACCGCGCCGCGCGCTGCAACGCACGTCGAACCACCGGCTCCCTCGCATCAACATGAATCTTCAAACGGCTAGATCGCTGGCGATCTAGCGAATCCCCACGACGTCGGACCCGCGGCGAAGCGATTCCTCTCGCTCCCTCGCGCCCGGACCGCCCCCTGCTCATGCGCGGCGAACCTGCGGCTGCGGCGCCGGTCTCGGCTCGAACGACTCGCCCTTGGGATAAGCAATGCGACCATGGTGAATCGCCCGCAGGCTGCGCACGATGCTCTCTTCGATCCGGGCCAGTTCCTTCAACGTGATATCGCAATCGTCAAACTGTCCGTCCATCAGCCGGTCCATGATGATCTCGTGGACCACCGTCTCGATCCGGCCGGCCGTCGGATCTTGCAAGCTGCGCACCGCGCCTTCGACGCCATCACAGATCATCAGAATCGCTGACTCGCGCGACCGCGGCTTGGGGCCGGGGTAGCGGAACTCCGTCTCGTCGGCCTCGCGCTCGTCGCGCCGGCCGCTGCGAGCCTCCTTCGCCGCCATCGCATGAAAATACCTCACGACCGTCGTGCCATGATGCTCGGCGATGAACTGATGCAGCACCGGCGGCAAACCGTGCTCCTTCGCCAGCGCCAGGCCGTCCTTCACGTGCGCCAGGATCACCAGTAGGCTCATCGTCGGCGCGAGGTTGCGATGGGCGTTCTCGCGCGTTTCCTGATTCTCGACATAATACGCCGGCTTGCACATCTTCCCGATATCGTGGTAGTACGCCCCGACGCGCACCAGCAGGCCGTTCGCGTCGATCTCCTCGGCGGCCGACTCGGCAATGCTGCCGATCAGGTGGCTGTGCTGCCACGTCCCCGGCGCGCGCTCGATCAACTGCCGCAACAACGGATTGCTCGTGTCGGCCCATTCCAACAGCGTCAGGTTTGTCGTGATGCGGAATACCTTCTCAATGATCGGCAGCAGCACCAGCACGACGCTCGCGCCGATCAACGCCGCCAGCGCCGCCCGCGCCGCCTCGCTCGCAATCAGCGCCATCGAGTCGCCCATCACCAGACCCAGAAACGTCGTGCTGATCGCGGCAACCAGCGCCGTCACCCCGCCGATCTCGACCATCCGAAGCCGCGTGCGTATCTCGCCCAACAGCAGGATCACCACGGCCGCCACACTCAAGAACACCACCAGCAGCCCGTCGGGCACTTCCTCCGTCACCGCCAGCAGCAACGCCAGACCGGCCGTCATGCCGATCGCATAGATTTGAGAATAGGCAATCGTCAAGATCGCAGCGGTCATCGTCACCGCCGCCACGCTCCAGATCGGACTGGTCCCCAGACTCGTCAGCAGCAGCCGATCGGCGAACAACATCAGCAAGAGCAGGCCCGCCAGCGCCAGCGCGCGCGTCGGCTTCTGCGCGATGCGAGGCTGACAGCGATACGTATAAACCGACAGCCCCGCCGTCAGCAGCGCGATCATCCCGAAGATGCCCGCCTTCTTC from the Planctomycetia bacterium genome contains:
- a CDS encoding HDIG domain-containing protein translates to MSWPIVIAVCFWGGASLIVLSGDERLPYYLGQEIEQPILSRINFERVNQSRTAEARKTAQQEVPDYFRLNHRVVDGVASGFRDLFAAVKAVESFEQFQESHGKRWSLDRAGYDALNAMGDDAGIAAFQRDVDQVSQRLAQRNMIERVDIEREIRSTAGVVQLDRGDGVFVPVAKERLTYAVNSDHVDRLAQDLVRDLFPPAVRPTLVAIVKNVINPPEGKPEPLFVYDVDQTKAKLEEAAALPPVKDSFQMGDRLVKPGVLDGETLALLKAEHEEYLKQRSVEPRLLAGWRKKKAGIFGMIALLTAGLSVYTYRCQPRIAQKPTRALALAGLLLLMLFADRLLLTSLGTSPIWSVAAVTMTAAILTIAYSQIYAIGMTAGLALLLAVTEEVPDGLLVVFLSVAAVVILLLGEIRTRLRMVEIGGVTALVAAISTTFLGLVMGDSMALIASEAARAALAALIGASVVLVLLPIIEKVFRITTNLTLLEWADTSNPLLRQLIERAPGTWQHSHLIGSIAESAAEEIDANGLLVRVGAYYHDIGKMCKPAYYVENQETRENAHRNLAPTMSLLVILAHVKDGLALAKEHGLPPVLHQFIAEHHGTTVVRYFHAMAAKEARSGRRDEREADETEFRYPGPKPRSRESAILMICDGVEGAVRSLQDPTAGRIETVVHEIIMDRLMDGQFDDCDITLKELARIEESIVRSLRAIHHGRIAYPKGESFEPRPAPQPQVRRA